In Macaca fascicularis isolate 582-1 chromosome X, T2T-MFA8v1.1, one DNA window encodes the following:
- the LOC123570979 gene encoding LOW QUALITY PROTEIN: toll-like receptor 13 (The sequence of the model RefSeq protein was modified relative to this genomic sequence to represent the inferred CDS: inserted 1 base in 1 codon; deleted 3 bases in 2 codons), with protein sequence MGLKSLLPLQQLWLILIELSLLPLAETYEFSKCTQCQLXHHVFCIRKKIANLTDAVSDISGYATHLNLTLNQIQILPPHSFANLFALVDLQLEWNSIWKIGEGGFWGLENLALLNLVENKIQSVNNFLEGLSNLETLLLSHNEITHIRNTAFVPLIKLKHLSLSRNIITNFSNILEAVQHLPRLEYLDLTSNSIISLNNNSRLLLSLTHLSLQGNKLTELNFSTLSLPNLTTLDVSQDSYQLIQNVYLETPSLLRSLNLSGTLVKLEMLPAKHLQNLREMDLSNRKLRGGHLNLNTVCNLLRNLPTLEALVFLKNAADTSGIKHLDNCTRLLSLDLSQSSGLVHLNDSESDAVPSHTS encoded by the exons ATGGGTTTAAAGAGTCTCCTGCCTCTTCAACAGCTCTGGCTCATTTTAATTGAGCTTTCTCTGCTGCCTTTGGCAGAGACATATGAGTTCAGTAAATGCACACAGTGTCAAT GACATCATGTGTTCTGCATTCGGAAGAAGATTGCCAACTTGACAGATGCGGTTAGTGACATCTCTGGATATGCTACTCACCTCAATCTGACACTGAACCAAATTCAGATCCTTCCTCCCCATAGCTTCGCTAATTTGTTTGCTCTGGTGGACTTGCAACTGGAGTGGAATTCCATTTGGAAGATTGGTGAGGGAGGATTTTGGGGACTTGAAAACCTGGCCCTTTTGAATTTAGTAGAAAATAAGATTCAAAGTGTGAACAACTTCCTTGAGGGCCTGTCCAACTTGGAAACCCTGCTCCTG AGCCACAATGAAATTACCCATATTCGCAATACTGCTTTTGTCCCTCTTATCAAATTGAAACATTTAAGCCTATCTCGAAACATTATTACCAACTTTTCCAATATTCTTGAAGCAGTCCAGCATCTTCCACGCCTGGAATACCTTGATCTTACTAGTAACAGCATCATTTCCTTGAACAACAACTCCAGGTTATTACTCTCTCTGACCCATCTGAGCCTGCAGGGGAACAAGCTAACGGAGTTAAATTTCTCTACTCTGTCATTGCCTAATCTGACTACTCTGGATGTTTCTCAGGATAGCTATCAACTCATCCAGAATGTGTATCTGGAAACTCCGTCCCTACTGAGGAGTTTGAATCTGAGTGGAACATTGGTAAAATTAGAGATGCTTCCAGCCAAACACCTGCAAAATCTAAGGGAAATGGATCTCAGTAACAGGAAGCTTAGAGGGGGTCACTTAAACTTGAACACAGTGTGTAACCTCCTCAGAAACTTACCCACATTAGAAgctttggtttttttg aaaaatgccGCTGATACAAGTGGAATAAAGCACCTTGACAACTGCACCAGGCTTTTGTCCCTTGACCTGAGTCAAAGCAGTGGTCTGGTTCACCTCAATGACAGTGAGAGTGATGCTGTGCCCAGTCACACATCATAA